The DNA window TCTTCCGCCGACTTGTTCTGGCTGTACTTGAATATCCCGTCGATATGGTCGACGGGCAGCTCGAATGCGACGATCTTCGTACGGAACTCCTCGACCAGCTCCCGGGGGACCCGGTCCAGCGTCCACGGCTTCTTGGGCAGTCGGCGGGCCTCCTCGGCCGCGATGAGGTCGTCGATCTGTCCGAGCTGCCCTTCGTCGTCCAGCAGCCGCGCCCGCCCGTAGACATGCGCCGCCGAGTAGAGCCAGGTCGGGAAGTGCTCCTCGGTGGCGTAGTCGTCGGGGCAGATGTAGGTGTGCGGGCCGAGGAAGGCGACCATCACCTCCGCGCCCTCGGCGAGCACTGGCACCACGGGGTTGACCTTCGCCAGGTGTGCGCGGAGCCGGCCACGGGGACCGTGCTCGGGTCCCCGGTCCAGCACGAACGGGATGTGCGTGCCGTGCGGGCGGCCGTCGACCACGGCGGTGAGCAGCCCGAAGCGGTGCGCTTCGATCAGCTTGTGCTGCCGGTCCAGGTCGTCCGAGCGGTAGAGCGGCGGTGCGTACATGGGGCCATCCTCGGGTCGGCTCGGGTGCGGCTGTCAGCGGGTGCAGAGCCAGCGGGCCAAGGTGCCGGTGCCGTAACCGGTGGCGCCGGCGTTGTAGTAGCCGTCGATCCTCGGAGACCAGGCCGGTTCCGTGATCTCCAGGTGGGCCCAGGCGCCCGGCGGGGCGAAGCGGCGCAGAAAGGCGGCGGCCGTGGCTCCGTCGCCGCTGGGCGGGCCGGCCGCTCGGAGGTTGGCGAAGGGCGCCAGAAGCTCGTCGTCGTACTCGTCGACCAGGGGCAGCCGCCACAGCAGCTCCCCGGCCTGGTACCCGGCTGCGGTGAGGTCGGCCGCGAGTCCGTCGTCGGTACTCCAGAGTCCGGCGGCCTTCGGGCCGAGCGCGGCGGCCACGGGCAGGCCGAGCGCGGAGACGCCGACGGTGCGGTGGGCGCCCAGCCGCGCGGCCAGGTGCAGTGCGTCGGCGAGCATCAGGCGTCCATGCGCGTCCTCGTGGTTCAACTCGACGGTCGCGCCGGAGGCGGTTGTCACAAGGTCCCCGACCCGCAGGGCGCCCGGCCCTGCGGCCTTCGCCACGGCGGGGATGAGCAGCTGCACCTCCGACCGGCCGCCGACCGCTGCCAGGGCGGTCGCAGCGCCGAGTACCGCGCCGGCGCCCGCCATGAACTTCTTCGCTCCCTGGACCGCGCCGCCCGAGCGGAGCACGCCCCGGTCGTCGTAGGTGAGGCCGAGGCCGATCACCGCGACGGGCGGGCCGACCGGCGCGGCCGGGCGGTAGTGGAGCCGGATGAGGCGGGCCGGATCGGCGCCGCCGGCCGCCGCCGCGCAGAAGCCGGTCAGCCGTTGCTTGCGGCACTCGGCCTCGTCCCACACCTCGACGGAGAGACGGCTGCCCGGCGTGGCGAGCCCGACCGCCTCCTCGGCGAGCCGCTGGGGCGTGATCAGGTTGGCCGGAGCGGCGACGAGTTCGCGGGCCAGCACCACGGCGTGGGTGAACGCCTCGGCCCGGCTGAGCATCCGGCCGGTGTCGGCGGCGCCAAGCAGCTCGACCGACTCCGGCTCCTGCGGCAGGTCGGAGCCGTAGTCCGCGCGGAACCGGTCCGGCAGTACATTCCACCGTCCGCAGTGGACGGCCAGGCTGAGCCCCTCCGCGAGGTGTTCGACGAGGTCGAGACCGGGCCCGCCGGGGCCACCGCCGTCGGGCCCGGGGACGCGCCACGACGGCAGGGCCACGGCGACCCGCCGGTTCGGCCCGCTGGTCAGCGTGCGGGCCACCGCAGCCCCGGCCCGCCGCGCGGTGTGCGGCGTCACCTGCTGCGCCCTGCCCAGGCCGAACAGCACCAGCCGCTCGCACCGGCCGGGCAGCCCCGGACCGGCGACCAGCTCGTCCCGGGCACCGCTGAAGGAGCCGTGGGCCAGGAGCCGGGCCACCGCGTCCCGAAGCGGCGCGTCGGCGCCGCGCGGCCACGACAGCCCGGACGGGACGTCGTCGCCGGCGAACACGCCGAGCGCAAGGACCTCGCCCGACCACCGGTCCGGTGTGAGCGCGGACGTCGTCAGCTTCACCAGGTCTCCTTCATCAGGTCTCCGGTTCTTCAGGGTGCCGGATCCGGGGCTCAGGCGCGGGTGATGCGCAGGCCGCCCATGTACAGCGCGTCGAGCTCGGTCTTCAGAAAGAGGTCAAGCGCCTCCTCGGGCAGCTCGACGATCGGCTCCCCCGGGCCGTTGAGCGAGGTGTTCATCACCACGGGTACACCGGTCCTGCGGTGGAAGGCGGAGATCGCCGCGTGGTAGCCGCCCGAGGACGCGTCCACCGTCTGTATCCGCGCGGTGCCGTCCACATGGGTCACCGCAGGGATCTCCGTGCGCCGGACCGTCGCGTTGAAGAGCATGTACGGCGACGGCAGTGGGGTGTCGCGGAACCACTCGGCGGCATGTTCGGCGAGGACGGCGGGGGCGAACGGGCGCCAGTGCTCACGGCTCTTGATCCGGTTCACCCGAGGCCAGTTACCGGCGTCCCGTGGGTCGGCCATGATCGAGCGGTGCCCGAGCGCACGCGGGCCCGCCTCGCTGCCGCCCTCGAACCAGGCGACCACCAGGTTCGCGGCGAGGTCGTCGGCGGCCCGCTCCGCCATCTGGTCGACCCCGCCGAGGTCCTCCACATGGATGCGGTCGCCCACCGCGGCGACCGCCCGCTCGACGTCTCCGTGCGTCGGGGCGCAGCCGAGGTACGGGGACGGGAAGCGGCCCCCGTCCGACGGCTCCGGCAGCGGGTTGCCGAGGATCGAGTGGTGGACCGCGAGCGCCGCTCCGATGGCGATGCCGCCGTCGTCGCAGGCCGGTTCCACGAAGACTCGCCGAAACGGTCCCTGCTGGGCGATGTGGCTGTTGGAGGGGCAGTTGAGTGCGGTGCCGCCGGAGAGGCAGAGCGCGGGCACGTCCATCCCGGCGGCCCCCAGGGAGGCGTGCAGCGCCCGTACGGCCTCCATGCGCACCTCCTCGAAGAGCTTCTGGGTGCTGGCGGCGATGTCGGCGTTGATCGGCGCCGTCGCCTGCTCGGGATTGCCGTACGGGGTGAGGTCGTAGCCCATCCGCTCGGCTTCCCGGCGGCAGTGCCGCAGCCATGCGGTGGCGATGTCCGCCGGGAAGCGCCCGCGCAGGTCGGCGTGGTTGCCCACGAACCGCGACGAGTGGAAGCGGGGACGGCCGTAGGCGGCCAGGCCCATCAGCTTGCCGGCCGGGCCCACCACACCCAAGCCCAGCGCAGCGCCGACGCGGTCGTACAGACCGCCCAGACCCAGGTGGTGTGGGCTGAGCGGGTACAGTGCCTGCTCCCGGCCCAGGTAGTACATCCCGCTGTGGTAGCTCTCGCCCTCCGCATAGCCGTCGTGGGTGAGCACCGCCGCCTGCCGGAAGCCGGAGCCGTAGTAGACGCTCCCCGCGTGGGCGAGGTGGTGGTGCACCGCGTAACCGGGGATGGCGACCCCGGCCAGCGTCACCCGGACCGGCAGGTGGAAGCCGAACCTGAACCGCTCCTCGACCCGGGCGGGCGCGGCTGCCAACTCGGCCAGACCACGGCCCTCGTCCCACTGCGGTGTGGTCGTGAAGTCGTCGATCCAGGGCGTGGCGGAGATGTCCGCCCGCTCGACGGAGCCGTACTCCGGGTAGAGCCGGGCGTAGGAGCGGCCCAGCCAGGTGGCGGCCAGGTCGGGGTCGTAGAGGAAGTCCAGCAGCGTCCCGCCGCCGCGCCGTGCGGCGGCGTCCAGCTCCTCCTCCAGCAGGGTGCACGGGCGGCCGAAGTCGTCGGTTGCCGGGTACGCGACGGAGAGCGCCGCCGGGTCGTCGACGATGAGCTCCACATTCTGGGTGGAGCAGACCGCCACCGCGTCGAGGTCCGAGGCGGGGATGCCGGCCACGTCCAGGGCCCGCCGGACGGTCGCCACGTCGAGCGTCGCGGCGTGCTTGACCCGGGTGTGCCGCTCGCGCAGCACATATGAGGCGATGACACCGTCACGCACGACCGCCGCAGCGGCGTCGTGACCGAAGTGAAGGCCGAGGACGATCATCGAGTCTCCTGGTGCTGCGTCCGGAAGGGGTCATCGGTGCGTCGGGTCGGTGCATCGGCAGGGGAGGTGCTGGAGGGCGTGAGGGTCACATCAGCGTGAGCCCGCCGCCGCCGAGCCAGGTGTCCAGCCGTTCCCGTACCGAGATCTCGGCCGGCGGGTGGAAGGCCAGGCCACGGCTGGCGCCGAGGGCGTCGAGCCCCTCGCTCCCGGTCACAAAGGGCATCCCGCCGGCGAGTTCGAGGGCGCGGTCGGTGGCCTCGGCGATGGCGCGCTGGGCTGTGTAGCGGACCAGCAGCGCGCGCCCGAGCAGGTCGTCGTCGCACCGGCCGTCGTCCACCTCACGGGCCGTGCACTCCAGCGCCGCACCGGCCGTCTCCAGCGGGGCCAGCGCCGCCACCCGGTCGCCCGGGGTACCGCGCTTGCCGCTGAGCACCCGCTCCACCTGGCCGATGGCGACCCCCAGGTAGGCGGCGGTGATGAGCAGTTGGAACCAGAGGAGGTTGGAGACGAACCGCCCGGAGGACAGCGCAGCGTCGCCCAGCGGGATGATCATGGAGTTCGGGACGTGCACGCGGTCCAGCTCCACCGCATCGGTCTCGGCGGCGCGCAGCACCCGGTTACGCCAGAACGGCTGCCGCCGCAGCCCGGCAGCCGTCGCCGGGATCATCAGGATGAGCAGCTGGCCCTCGTAGGCGGTCCCGGCGGGCGCGATCGCGGACATGGACAGCAGGCCCATCGAACCGGTCAGCGAGCAGGGCCGCTTGGACCCCGACACGGTCACACCGCCGTCGGCCGCGCAGACCTCGATGCCCGGCGTGAACAGGTTCCGGCCGACCTGGCCCTCCGCGCCGCAGGACGCGACGAGGTGGCGGGCCGTCACCACCTCGCGCAGGATGTCCGCGGCCTCCGCGCCCAGCGCACTGGCCAGCCAGGCGACCTTGTAGTGGTGCATGGTCGACGCGACGGCGAGTGAGGGCGCCCGGCTGCCGATCGCCTGCTGGAGCCGCACCCCGTCCCGGCAGCCCAGACCGGCGCCGCCCATGGCGGTCGGGATCAGCAGATTGCCGCCGCCTGCCCGGCGGAAGGCCCCGAGCACCCCGCTGTCCGGGTCCTCCGCCGCCGCGACGCCCAACCGCGCCAGCCGCTCGTCGAAGCCGGGCAGGCAGCGTTCGAGCAGGGCGCGCTCGGCACCGAGCAGGGTCATCCGCGCGCTCCTTGCACCTGGAAGGGAAGACCGGCGCTGCCGACGGCGGCGGTCTGCTCGACCACCTCGGCGATCCGGTCGGCCAGCCGCACCGCGCCCGCGCCCCGGACGACCGAGAAGTGGTCCTCGGCCACCGTCCGCACCGTGAGCGGCAGCGCGGTGGGCCGCGCGGTCGGAAGCGCCCTGTCGAGCGGCATCAGGGCGGGGAAGGCGTCGTGCCGGGTGCCTTCGGCCCGGATCAGCAGCCAGGGCGGGGCGGGCCGCTCGGCCGGCAGCGCGGCCTGCCAGCCGACCGGTACATGGCGCTCCAGGATTTCGGAGTTGTCGCGGTAGAGGGTGAAGAGCCGCAGCAGCTCGGCCGGTTCGACCGGGCCGTCCAGCAACCCGGCGGCCACCAGGGCGTCGTGGGCGGCGAGCAGCCGCTCGTCGTCGGTCGCGCCCGGGGCCCCGGCGGGAAGCCGTTCGGCGAGGTCGCCGCGCCCGGTCAGGTCGCCGAAGAAGCCGGCCAGCCGGACGGAGAGGTCGGGCGCGCATGCGTCGGGACGGCCGACAAACGCATCGACGGTGGTCAGGGAGGTCACCGTCCGGCCCGCACGCTCCAGGAGCACCGCCGTGTGCAGGGCCACCGCGCCGCCCATCGACCAGCCCGCCAGGTGCAGCGGGCCCGTGGGCAGCGCCCCGAGGAGGGCGCGGGCGTAGTCGCGTGCCATGGCGTCGACACTGTTCGCGGGGTTGCTCCGGCCGGTCGGCCCGGCGGCCCGCAGCCCGTGCAGCGAGACCAGCGCCGCTGTGCTGCTCCGGGCCTGTACGGCGGAGACGATCGGCTGGTAGCACAGCACATCGCCGCCGATCGGATGCACAAACACCACATGCTGCGCTCCGTCGCCGCCCAGTCCGACCAGCGGCCCCGGGCCGTCCCCGGACGCCGTTCCGGCGTCACAGCCGAGCAGTGCCGCCTGGTCGCGGACCGTCCTGCTGGCGAAGAGCGAGGCGAGCGGCAGCCGCCTGCCGAAGACCGTCTCGATCCGGCGGAAGAGCCGCACCGCGCCCAGCGAGTTGCCGCCGAGGGCGAAGAAGTCGTCGGTGACATCGCACACGGCCGGGCCGAGCAGTTCCCGCCAGAGGTCGAGCAGGCGGGCCTCCGTCCTGGTTGCCGGGCCGCGCCGGTGCCCCTCGGCCGGGCCGCCGGGGTCCGGCCGGTCGGACCCCGGCGCGGTCCGTACGGCGTCGGCCAGCCGGTCGAGCAGCGCCTTGCGGTCCACCTTGCCATTGCCGCTCAGGGGCAGTTTGGGAAGGTCAAGTACGAGCGAGGGCACCATGTACGGCGGCAGTGCGCGGCCGAGCGCGGCCCGTACCGCCTCGCTGTCAGGCTTGGCCTCGCCGTCGGGCCCGGCCGTGCCACCCGGCCCGAGGTCGGCCCACTCGGGGCGGTCCCGGACGGTGAATGCGGCGAGGAACGGTTCACCGCGTGAGGTGTCCACCAGGGCGACCGCCGAGCAGATGCCGGGCAGCCTGGTCAACTGGGCCTCGATCTCGCCCAGTTCGACCCGGTAGCCATTGATCTTCACCTGCTGGTCGGCGCGGCCCAGGAACTCCAGGACGCCGCCGGGCCGGTAGCGGGCGCGGTCGCCGGTGCGGTACAGCCGCTCGCCGGTGCGGGGGTGGTGGAGGAAGGCGGCGGCGGTGCGCTCCGGCTCTTCGAGGTAGCCCGAGGCCAGCCCGGCGCCGCCGATGTAGAGGTCGCCGGGCACCCAGGTCGGGCTGTCGGCCTGACCCCGGTCCAGGACGTGCATCGTCTGGTTCGCCAGCGGGGTCCCGTAGGGGACGCTCTGCCAGCCGGTCGGCAGGTCGGCGGCGGGGAAGATGTTGGACCAGATCGACGCCTCGGTGGCCCCGCCCATCACCACGACCTCGGCACCGGGGCAGGCGTCGGCCAGCCGGTCCAGCAGCGGCAGGGGCACCCAGTCGCCGCTGAGCATGACCAGGCGCAGCGAGGAGAGCAGCTCGCGGGCCCGGTCGCCGAGGTACTCCAGGGTAAGCAGCAGCAGGGCCGGTACCGAGTTCCACACGGTCGCGCCGTGCCGGTGCACGTACTCCGCCCAGGTCTGCGGGTCCGGTACGGGGCTGTCCGGCGGGCAGACCACCGAGCCCCCGCAGCCGAGCAGCGCGAACTGGTCGAAGACCGACAGGTCGAAGGCGAGCGAGGAGACGGCGAAGACCTTGTCGCGGTCGCTCAGGGCGAAGCGCGAGGTGAGGTCCTGAAGCGTGTTGACCACCGCCCGGTGGGTGATGGCCACGCCCTTGGGGTCGCCGGTCGAGCCGGAGGTGTAGATGACATAGGCCGTGCGGTCGGGGGAACCACCGGGCGCTTCGCGGCCGGGGTGCCGCCGCGCGGGACCGCCCGGGGGGACCGGGCCGTCGTTGACGGGGATGACGCGCACCTCTTCGGGGAGGCATGCGTCCAGCTCCGGCCAGGAGTCGCCGACCAGCGCGCGGGCGCCGCTGTGCCGTAGGACGGCGCTCACCCGCGCTGCGGGCCAGCCCGGGTCGATCGGCACATAGGCGCCGCCGGCGCGCAGCACTCCCAGCACGGCGACCGACTGTGCGCGGCCTCGCGGCACCCGGATGCCGACCAGGCGGGGCCCGCCGGGGTCGTCGCCGACGCCCAGCGTGCGCAGCCGGAGCGCGAGTGCTGCGGAGGCCGCCTCCAGTCCGGCCCGGCTCAGGGTGCCTGCGGCGTCGTGCACGGCCGGCGCGTCCGGTGCCGCGCCGCAGGACGCCACCGCAGAGGAGTGCAGGGTGCCGGAGGGCAGCGGCGTACCGGTGTCATTGGCCCGCAGCCGGTCGGCCAGCTGGGCGGCGGGCAGCGCCGGCGGCCCGGGCCTGGACCACTCCTCCTGGGCGTCGGCCAGGGCGCGCAGCCTCGCCTGGTGGTAGTCGGCCAGTTCCTCGACCAGGCGCGGCGGATAAGCGTCCTCGGCGTAGTCGAAGTTGCAGACCAGCTCCCCGGCCTCCTCGTAGACCTGGTGGTCGAGCAGGATCTGCGGGGTGCTGATGGAACTGTGTACAAGCGCGGCGCCCGGCAGCGGCAGCAGAAAGCCGCCCGGGGCCCCGTCGACCAGGTCCAGCCCGCTGGTGAAGACCACCGGCGCCGGGCTGCCGGTGCCCGCCCTGAGACCTTGCAGGATGCGGCTCACCTCGACGCCGGAGACCTCCAGCTCGGCCAGATCGGCGTAGAGCCCGCGTTGCACGAGGCGGCACCGGTCGGTGAAGGCCGCCTCTGGCTGCGACGGGCCGTAGCCGACCAGCACGGTGGTGCTGGCGTTGCCCCAGACCCGGGCGATGTCCGGGTGGCTGCCGGGGCGGTGCGCGGCCAGGACGGTCAGTACCCCGGCGGCTCCGTCGGACCAGCGGTGCAGCGACTCGACGAAGAGCCCGAACAGCGCGCTGCCGGCGGGCAGGCCGGCGGTTGCTGCATGCGCCCGCAGGCGTGCCCATGAGGCGGGGTCGAGGCGGGTGGAGAGGCGTCGCAGCGCGCTGCCCCGGGGCGGCTCGGGCTCGGCTGGGCTGTCGGCGGGCGGCTGCGGCGGGAGTAAGGGTTCGGCGGCCGGCACGGGGACGGGCGGTTGCGGCGCGGAGGGCAGTACGGCGGAGGGCAGCGCTGGGGCGGGCGGCAGTTCGACGGCCCGCCGCTCCCAGTAGCGCCGGGCAGAGCGGTGCGCACCGGCGGCTCGCCGCTCCTCAAGCCCCCGGACGTAGTCTCGGAAGGAGAGCACCACGGTCTGCGGGAGGTAGTCCGGATCGGCGCAACATCGGGCCAGTTCGGTGAAGAACAGCTGGGTCGTGACGCCGTCGAAGGCGATCAGCCGCAGGGCGATCTGGAGCCGGGCCGTGCCGTCGGGCAGCAGGACGAGGCGGACCAGGAAAGGGCGCCCCTCGGCGTACGGGGGCAGATCCTCGGCGAGGCGTTCACGCAGCAACAGCAGTTCCCGCTCGGCCGGCCCGCCGGGCAGCGCCGTCAGGTCACGCCGGTCGACCATGCGTGGCTCGGGCCCGTCGTGGACCGGCCGGATCTGCTGGGTGCCGTCGGCGGAGACGGCCAGCCGCAGCGCCCCGTGCGCCCGGCGCAGCAGGCTGAGGGCGGTCTGCAGCGCGTCCGGGTCCGGCAGCGCCTCGGCCGGGAAGGCGTACTCGTGTACGAACACCGCAGGCGCCGAGTGGTCGTAGAACTCCTGCTCGCCGATCAGATACGCCTGCTGGAGGTCGGTCAGTGGGAAGGGGGCGTGCGCGGACTCGGGGGACGCGGTGAAGTGCCAGCCGTCCTCGGCGCGCTGCGCCTCCTGCCGCAGAAGCGCGATGAGGTCCTCGCGGCAGGCGCGGACCTCCCTGCGCAGTTCCTCGGTGAGGGCTCCGGGCGGGGCTGAATAGCGAAGTGCCCCGTCCTCCAGGTGGAGGACGAGTCCGGCGGCGTGCAGCCTGTCTCGAATATCGGCTGCTGCGGAGAGAGGAGAGCCCGGCATAGATCTTTCTCCCTAAACCGTCGAGGGAACGGTGGAATACTGCTGGCCCGCTGGGTTCCTGTACAGGATCGTTGGCCGTCCGCCTGCGGACATGTCCACTTCCGGTATGGCCGGAGTAGGCCCCCGGGCACCCGGCTGTTGGTGCTAGCATCTCGAACATGTCGGAAATGGAATTCAGGGACCTGGCCGTCCGCCATCCGGTAGCCGATGATCATCCGTCTGTTCTGCGGGTGCTGGACCGCTGGTGGGGAGGGTTCGAGGGCAGTACCGGAAGTGTTCAGCGGGCGCTGCTGCTGCCCCGCCTGTTCTTCCAGCATTTCGCCGACAGCAGTTTCATTGCAGAGCGGGACGGCGAACTGGTCGGATTCCTGGTGGGATTCCTCTCCCAATCGAGGCACGACGAAAGCTATGTGCATTTCGTCGGAGTGTCGCCCGAGGAGCAGC is part of the Peterkaempfera bronchialis genome and encodes:
- a CDS encoding FMN-binding negative transcriptional regulator, which encodes MYAPPLYRSDDLDRQHKLIEAHRFGLLTAVVDGRPHGTHIPFVLDRGPEHGPRGRLRAHLAKVNPVVPVLAEGAEVMVAFLGPHTYICPDDYATEEHFPTWLYSAAHVYGRARLLDDEGQLGQIDDLIAAEEARRLPKKPWTLDRVPRELVEEFRTKIVAFELPVDHIDGIFKYSQNKSAEDIGAQIAGFRSRPFDASAQIADLIHAHNADKFTPDSSTR
- a CDS encoding leucyl aminopeptidase family protein, translating into MKLTTSALTPDRWSGEVLALGVFAGDDVPSGLSWPRGADAPLRDAVARLLAHGSFSGARDELVAGPGLPGRCERLVLFGLGRAQQVTPHTARRAGAAVARTLTSGPNRRVAVALPSWRVPGPDGGGPGGPGLDLVEHLAEGLSLAVHCGRWNVLPDRFRADYGSDLPQEPESVELLGAADTGRMLSRAEAFTHAVVLARELVAAPANLITPQRLAEEAVGLATPGSRLSVEVWDEAECRKQRLTGFCAAAAGGADPARLIRLHYRPAAPVGPPVAVIGLGLTYDDRGVLRSGGAVQGAKKFMAGAGAVLGAATALAAVGGRSEVQLLIPAVAKAAGPGALRVGDLVTTASGATVELNHEDAHGRLMLADALHLAARLGAHRTVGVSALGLPVAAALGPKAAGLWSTDDGLAADLTAAGYQAGELLWRLPLVDEYDDELLAPFANLRAAGPPSGDGATAAAFLRRFAPPGAWAHLEITEPAWSPRIDGYYNAGATGYGTGTLARWLCTR
- a CDS encoding carbamoyltransferase family protein, translated to MIVLGLHFGHDAAAAVVRDGVIASYVLRERHTRVKHAATLDVATVRRALDVAGIPASDLDAVAVCSTQNVELIVDDPAALSVAYPATDDFGRPCTLLEEELDAAARRGGGTLLDFLYDPDLAATWLGRSYARLYPEYGSVERADISATPWIDDFTTTPQWDEGRGLAELAAAPARVEERFRFGFHLPVRVTLAGVAIPGYAVHHHLAHAGSVYYGSGFRQAAVLTHDGYAEGESYHSGMYYLGREQALYPLSPHHLGLGGLYDRVGAALGLGVVGPAGKLMGLAAYGRPRFHSSRFVGNHADLRGRFPADIATAWLRHCRREAERMGYDLTPYGNPEQATAPINADIAASTQKLFEEVRMEAVRALHASLGAAGMDVPALCLSGGTALNCPSNSHIAQQGPFRRVFVEPACDDGGIAIGAALAVHHSILGNPLPEPSDGGRFPSPYLGCAPTHGDVERAVAAVGDRIHVEDLGGVDQMAERAADDLAANLVVAWFEGGSEAGPRALGHRSIMADPRDAGNWPRVNRIKSREHWRPFAPAVLAEHAAEWFRDTPLPSPYMLFNATVRRTEIPAVTHVDGTARIQTVDASSGGYHAAISAFHRRTGVPVVMNTSLNGPGEPIVELPEEALDLFLKTELDALYMGGLRITRA
- a CDS encoding acyl-CoA dehydrogenase family protein is translated as MTLLGAERALLERCLPGFDERLARLGVAAAEDPDSGVLGAFRRAGGGNLLIPTAMGGAGLGCRDGVRLQQAIGSRAPSLAVASTMHHYKVAWLASALGAEAADILREVVTARHLVASCGAEGQVGRNLFTPGIEVCAADGGVTVSGSKRPCSLTGSMGLLSMSAIAPAGTAYEGQLLILMIPATAAGLRRQPFWRNRVLRAAETDAVELDRVHVPNSMIIPLGDAALSSGRFVSNLLWFQLLITAAYLGVAIGQVERVLSGKRGTPGDRVAALAPLETAGAALECTAREVDDGRCDDDLLGRALLVRYTAQRAIAEATDRALELAGGMPFVTGSEGLDALGASRGLAFHPPAEISVRERLDTWLGGGGLTLM
- a CDS encoding non-ribosomal peptide synthetase: MPGSPLSAAADIRDRLHAAGLVLHLEDGALRYSAPPGALTEELRREVRACREDLIALLRQEAQRAEDGWHFTASPESAHAPFPLTDLQQAYLIGEQEFYDHSAPAVFVHEYAFPAEALPDPDALQTALSLLRRAHGALRLAVSADGTQQIRPVHDGPEPRMVDRRDLTALPGGPAERELLLLRERLAEDLPPYAEGRPFLVRLVLLPDGTARLQIALRLIAFDGVTTQLFFTELARCCADPDYLPQTVVLSFRDYVRGLEERRAAGAHRSARRYWERRAVELPPAPALPSAVLPSAPQPPVPVPAAEPLLPPQPPADSPAEPEPPRGSALRRLSTRLDPASWARLRAHAATAGLPAGSALFGLFVESLHRWSDGAAGVLTVLAAHRPGSHPDIARVWGNASTTVLVGYGPSQPEAAFTDRCRLVQRGLYADLAELEVSGVEVSRILQGLRAGTGSPAPVVFTSGLDLVDGAPGGFLLPLPGAALVHSSISTPQILLDHQVYEEAGELVCNFDYAEDAYPPRLVEELADYHQARLRALADAQEEWSRPGPPALPAAQLADRLRANDTGTPLPSGTLHSSAVASCGAAPDAPAVHDAAGTLSRAGLEAASAALALRLRTLGVGDDPGGPRLVGIRVPRGRAQSVAVLGVLRAGGAYVPIDPGWPAARVSAVLRHSGARALVGDSWPELDACLPEEVRVIPVNDGPVPPGGPARRHPGREAPGGSPDRTAYVIYTSGSTGDPKGVAITHRAVVNTLQDLTSRFALSDRDKVFAVSSLAFDLSVFDQFALLGCGGSVVCPPDSPVPDPQTWAEYVHRHGATVWNSVPALLLLTLEYLGDRARELLSSLRLVMLSGDWVPLPLLDRLADACPGAEVVVMGGATEASIWSNIFPAADLPTGWQSVPYGTPLANQTMHVLDRGQADSPTWVPGDLYIGGAGLASGYLEEPERTAAAFLHHPRTGERLYRTGDRARYRPGGVLEFLGRADQQVKINGYRVELGEIEAQLTRLPGICSAVALVDTSRGEPFLAAFTVRDRPEWADLGPGGTAGPDGEAKPDSEAVRAALGRALPPYMVPSLVLDLPKLPLSGNGKVDRKALLDRLADAVRTAPGSDRPDPGGPAEGHRRGPATRTEARLLDLWRELLGPAVCDVTDDFFALGGNSLGAVRLFRRIETVFGRRLPLASLFASRTVRDQAALLGCDAGTASGDGPGPLVGLGGDGAQHVVFVHPIGGDVLCYQPIVSAVQARSSTAALVSLHGLRAAGPTGRSNPANSVDAMARDYARALLGALPTGPLHLAGWSMGGAVALHTAVLLERAGRTVTSLTTVDAFVGRPDACAPDLSVRLAGFFGDLTGRGDLAERLPAGAPGATDDERLLAAHDALVAAGLLDGPVEPAELLRLFTLYRDNSEILERHVPVGWQAALPAERPAPPWLLIRAEGTRHDAFPALMPLDRALPTARPTALPLTVRTVAEDHFSVVRGAGAVRLADRIAEVVEQTAAVGSAGLPFQVQGARG
- a CDS encoding GNAT family N-acetyltransferase — translated: MSEMEFRDLAVRHPVADDHPSVLRVLDRWWGGFEGSTGSVQRALLLPRLFFQHFADSSFIAERDGELVGFLVGFLSQSRHDESYVHFVGVSPEEQRGGLGRYLYGLFFDYSRGHGRSVVRAITSAANSGSYEFHTRMGFDVEPSPAEFEGRPVQPDYDGPGLDRVSFVRRI